One segment of Streptomyces sp. YIM 121038 DNA contains the following:
- a CDS encoding M6 family metalloprotease domain-containing protein translates to MSRIPHPEVDVERQLPPWRLTRGGERLRTTATLFTCLTAVAATSLVAGPAIAHGAAGPCALRRTAAHHSEGLDTWNAAYPRPTRSRDAVMVFLSFPDSPPVTTPAELAADYFPETSDFFARASYGRFRLRAHPQSEWIPMPKASTAYAIERDWNAQRRASYLRDALAAADPHVDFSAYDIVYFVADPDAPGVDSDATKVVNFDRPMRADGASIRRMVTVFERHPPDRNVLAHETGHVFDLPDLYHRPTDGEGDWDTHVGDWDVMGSQFGLAPDLFGWHKWKLGWLDPRQVVCVQGGGPRRLTLEPLAAPARGGVGGTKLAVVRTGRGSAVAVEARGPAGNDRATCSEGVLVYRVHSDTASGRGPVEVVDAHPRTEACWSESVYPPLADAPVRAGESFTVPGAGVRIEVADRTRSGGWTVEITPA, encoded by the coding sequence GTGTCCCGCATTCCGCACCCGGAGGTCGACGTGGAGCGTCAGCTCCCCCCTTGGCGGCTCACCCGTGGCGGGGAGCGGCTGCGCACCACGGCCACGCTGTTCACCTGCCTGACCGCCGTGGCCGCCACGTCCCTGGTCGCGGGCCCCGCGATCGCCCACGGCGCGGCGGGCCCGTGCGCCCTCCGCCGCACGGCCGCGCACCACTCGGAGGGCCTGGACACCTGGAACGCCGCCTATCCGCGGCCCACCCGGAGCCGGGACGCCGTCATGGTCTTCCTGTCGTTCCCGGACTCGCCACCGGTGACGACGCCGGCGGAGCTCGCCGCGGACTACTTCCCCGAGACCAGCGACTTCTTCGCGCGTGCCTCGTACGGGCGGTTCCGGTTGCGCGCGCATCCCCAGTCCGAGTGGATCCCGATGCCCAAGGCGTCCACCGCGTACGCCATAGAGCGCGACTGGAACGCCCAGCGGCGCGCCTCCTATCTGCGGGACGCGCTGGCGGCGGCCGATCCGCACGTGGACTTCTCCGCGTACGACATCGTGTACTTCGTGGCCGATCCGGACGCGCCGGGCGTGGACTCGGACGCGACGAAGGTCGTGAACTTCGACCGGCCGATGCGTGCCGACGGGGCCTCGATCCGGCGCATGGTCACGGTCTTCGAGCGCCATCCACCGGACCGCAACGTCCTCGCGCACGAGACGGGCCACGTCTTCGACCTGCCGGACCTGTACCACCGGCCGACCGACGGCGAGGGCGACTGGGACACGCACGTCGGCGACTGGGACGTCATGGGCAGCCAGTTCGGCCTGGCCCCGGACCTGTTCGGCTGGCACAAGTGGAAGCTGGGCTGGCTCGACCCGCGCCAGGTGGTCTGCGTCCAGGGCGGCGGCCCCCGGCGGCTGACCCTCGAACCCCTGGCGGCGCCCGCCCGCGGCGGCGTCGGCGGCACCAAGCTGGCGGTGGTCCGCACCGGCCGGGGCAGCGCCGTCGCCGTCGAGGCCCGGGGCCCCGCGGGCAACGACCGCGCGACGTGCAGCGAGGGCGTCCTGGTGTACCGGGTCCACAGCGACACGGCGTCGGGCCGGGGCCCCGTCGAGGTGGTGGACGCCCACCCGCGCACCGAGGCGTGCTGGAGCGAGTCGGTCTATCCGCCGCTGGCGGACGCGCCGGTGCGCGCGGGGGAGAGCTTCACGGTGCCGGGCGCCGGGGTCAGGATCGAGGTCGCGGACCGCACCCGGTCCGGCGGCTGGACCGTGGAGATCACCCCGGCCTGA
- a CDS encoding LLM class flavin-dependent oxidoreductase codes for MDANDGGGDGIRAEPRGTAPTALSVLDLVTVGSGRTATDALRTSVALAKLAESRGYHRHWVAEHHSMPGVASSSPAVILAHLAAHTTRIRLGSGGVMLPNHAPLVIAEQFGTLEALAPGRVDLGLGRAPGTDGATAAALRRTDRLGEGADDFPQQLAELTRFLDDDFPDGHPYARIHAVPGPVQATSPGGVQSRHRPPIWLLGSSGFSARLAGVLGLPFAFAHHFSAQNTLPALDLYRESFRPSALLDAPYALIGVSALATDAEEEARRQVRAAALNMIRLRTGRPGLVPTPDEAAAHRFTEAERDFVTSWNSNVIHGTADQVRAGLDDLAKRTGADELMLTANAHGGDIRLRSYELIANAYDLPKAP; via the coding sequence ATGGACGCGAACGACGGCGGCGGCGACGGCATCCGGGCCGAGCCGAGAGGCACGGCCCCCACGGCCCTGTCCGTCCTGGACCTCGTGACCGTCGGCTCCGGCCGCACCGCCACCGACGCCCTGCGCACCAGCGTCGCCCTCGCCAAGCTCGCCGAGTCCCGCGGCTACCACCGCCACTGGGTGGCCGAGCACCACTCGATGCCGGGCGTGGCCTCCTCGTCCCCGGCCGTGATCCTCGCGCACCTGGCCGCCCACACCACCCGCATCCGCCTGGGCTCGGGCGGCGTCATGCTGCCCAACCACGCCCCGCTCGTCATCGCGGAGCAGTTCGGCACCCTGGAGGCCCTGGCCCCGGGCCGCGTCGACCTCGGCCTCGGCCGGGCCCCGGGCACGGACGGCGCCACCGCGGCGGCCCTGCGCCGCACGGACCGGCTCGGCGAGGGCGCCGACGACTTCCCGCAGCAGCTCGCGGAGCTGACCCGGTTCCTCGACGACGACTTCCCCGACGGCCACCCGTACGCCCGGATCCACGCGGTCCCCGGGCCGGTCCAGGCCACGTCCCCGGGCGGCGTCCAGTCCCGGCACCGCCCGCCGATCTGGCTGCTCGGCTCGTCCGGCTTCAGCGCCCGGCTCGCCGGAGTCCTCGGGCTGCCGTTCGCGTTCGCGCACCACTTCTCCGCGCAGAACACGCTCCCCGCGCTGGACCTGTACCGCGAGTCGTTCCGCCCGTCGGCGCTCCTCGACGCCCCGTACGCCCTCATCGGCGTCTCCGCGCTCGCCACGGACGCCGAGGAGGAGGCGCGCCGCCAGGTCAGGGCCGCCGCCCTCAACATGATCCGGCTGCGCACCGGCCGCCCCGGGCTCGTGCCCACCCCGGACGAGGCGGCCGCGCACCGCTTCACCGAGGCGGAGCGGGACTTCGTGACCAGCTGGAACAGCAACGTCATCCACGGCACGGCCGACCAGGTCCGCGCGGGCCTCGACGACCTCGCCAAGCGCACCGGCGCCGACGAGCTGATGCTCACGGCCAACGCCCACGGCGGCGACATCCGCCTGCGCAGCTACGAACTCATAGCGAACGCCTACGACCTGCCCAAGGCCCCGTAA
- a CDS encoding bifunctional DNA primase/polymerase, translating into MSLTLPHSPQPHAFGSAAEVTADGATWLTSAETYPRRVLTDWRARPHEPAVLSCGSAFDVVSVPAVFGRRMVDRLWHEGPGSGPVAVHRGRVLLFAAPGTAQRLPSLLRWEEWGSAVPSLLCHGAGDAVTVPPLARDERDRGGSRWVVGPDTRSPWLPGPEVVLWACVRAARGAAETAVRISIFPSGDQDAKVYDVSRRR; encoded by the coding sequence ATGAGCCTCACCCTCCCCCACAGCCCGCAGCCCCACGCGTTCGGCTCCGCGGCCGAGGTGACCGCCGACGGCGCCACCTGGCTCACCTCAGCGGAAACGTATCCGCGCAGGGTCCTCACCGACTGGCGGGCCCGGCCCCACGAGCCCGCCGTGCTGTCCTGCGGCAGCGCCTTCGACGTGGTGAGCGTGCCCGCCGTCTTCGGGCGGCGCATGGTCGACCGGCTCTGGCACGAGGGGCCGGGCTCCGGCCCCGTCGCCGTGCACCGGGGCCGCGTCCTGCTCTTCGCCGCGCCCGGCACCGCCCAGCGGCTCCCCTCGCTCCTGCGCTGGGAGGAGTGGGGCTCCGCCGTGCCCTCGCTGCTCTGCCACGGCGCCGGGGACGCCGTCACCGTGCCGCCACTGGCACGCGACGAGCGCGACCGCGGCGGGTCACGCTGGGTGGTCGGCCCCGACACCCGCAGCCCCTGGCTGCCGGGGCCCGAGGTGGTCCTGTGGGCCTGTGTACGGGCCGCCCGGGGCGCCGCGGAGACGGCGGTGCGTATATCGATTTTTCCCAGCGGCGATCAGGATGCTAAGGTCTACGACGTCAGCAGGCGCCGCTAG
- a CDS encoding AAA domain-containing protein — MTPASPTAFDSGAAAARATEAILRDTLQGAHRGVVVDSPPGAGKSTLVVRAARELAAAGRPLMVVAQTNAQVDDLVLRLAEKDPELPVGRLHSSDSDPYDKALDGLANVRKSTKAAELKGLDVVVSTAAKWAHVRGVEPWGHAIVDEAYQMRSDALLAVAGLFERALFVGDPGQLDPFAIAEAEQWAGLAYDPSASAVSTLLAHNPELPQHRLPVSWRLPASAAPLVSDAFYPFTPFRSGTGPEDRALRFAVPSDGSGPDRVIDEAAASGWGLLELPARHTPRTDPEAVRAVALVVRRLLDRGGAATSERAAEPVPLTADRVAVGTAHRDQAAAVRAALAALGVVDVTVDTANRLQGREFDVTVVLHPLSGRPDATAFHLETGRLCVLTSRHRHACVVVCRAGVDSLLDDHPSTEPVRLGVTVKFPDGWDAMMTTWSHLTEHRVHWHP; from the coding sequence GTGACCCCGGCCTCCCCCACCGCCTTCGACTCCGGCGCCGCGGCCGCCCGCGCCACCGAGGCGATCCTGCGCGACACGCTCCAGGGCGCGCACCGCGGCGTCGTCGTGGACTCGCCGCCGGGCGCGGGCAAGTCCACGCTCGTCGTGCGGGCCGCACGCGAACTGGCCGCGGCGGGGCGGCCCCTGATGGTGGTCGCGCAGACGAACGCGCAGGTGGACGACCTGGTCCTGCGCCTGGCCGAGAAGGACCCCGAGCTGCCGGTGGGGCGCCTGCACAGCAGCGACTCCGACCCGTACGACAAGGCGCTCGACGGCCTGGCGAACGTGCGGAAGTCCACCAAGGCCGCCGAGCTGAAGGGCCTCGACGTGGTGGTGTCCACCGCCGCGAAGTGGGCGCACGTGCGGGGCGTCGAGCCGTGGGGGCACGCGATCGTCGACGAGGCGTACCAGATGCGGTCCGACGCGCTGCTCGCCGTGGCCGGTCTCTTCGAGCGGGCGCTGTTCGTGGGCGACCCGGGGCAGTTGGACCCGTTCGCGATCGCCGAGGCCGAGCAGTGGGCCGGGCTGGCCTACGACCCGTCGGCCAGCGCGGTGTCCACGCTGCTCGCGCACAACCCCGAGCTGCCGCAGCACCGTCTGCCGGTGTCGTGGCGGCTGCCCGCGTCGGCCGCGCCGCTGGTGTCGGACGCGTTCTATCCGTTCACGCCGTTCCGCAGCGGTACGGGCCCCGAGGACCGGGCCCTGCGCTTCGCGGTGCCCTCGGACGGGTCGGGGCCGGACCGGGTGATCGACGAGGCGGCGGCCTCCGGCTGGGGCCTGCTGGAGCTGCCCGCCCGGCACACGCCGCGCACCGACCCGGAGGCGGTGCGGGCCGTCGCCCTGGTGGTGCGCCGGCTGCTCGACCGGGGCGGGGCGGCCACGTCGGAGCGGGCCGCGGAGCCGGTGCCGCTGACCGCGGACCGGGTGGCGGTGGGCACGGCGCACCGCGACCAGGCGGCGGCGGTGCGCGCGGCGCTCGCCGCGCTCGGCGTGGTGGACGTGACCGTGGACACGGCGAACCGGCTCCAGGGCCGGGAGTTCGACGTCACGGTGGTGCTCCACCCGCTGTCGGGGCGGCCGGACGCGACGGCGTTCCACCTGGAGACGGGCCGCCTGTGCGTCCTCACCTCCCGGCACCGGCACGCGTGCGTGGTGGTGTGCCGGGCCGGGGTGGACTCCCTGCTCGACGACCACCCGTCGACGGAACCCGTACGCCTGGGCGTGACGGTGAAGTTCCCCGACGGCTGGGACGCGATGATGACGACGTGGTCCCACCTCACCGAACACCGAGTGCACTGGCACCCCTGA
- a CDS encoding aspartate/glutamate racemase family protein produces the protein MTALGFLYPGHSAEDDYPRVEQLLGSDIRLQVVHTDIGEDAHRVDALVEMGSPARLAAGVEELRLTGAEAVVWACTSGSFVLGWEGAHDQVRGLARAAGLPASSTSFAFAHAVRELGAGRVAVAATYPEDVAGYFAAFLKAAGVDVVSLRSSGIVTAAEVGTWGRDEVLALARAGDHPDAQAVLLPDTALHTAAHLPDLEAALGKPVLTANQVTVWEALRLASRRVNAPTLGTLFTKEPLVQATGS, from the coding sequence TTGACCGCACTCGGATTCCTCTACCCGGGGCACTCCGCCGAGGACGACTACCCCCGCGTCGAGCAGCTCCTCGGCTCCGACATCCGCCTCCAGGTCGTGCACACCGACATCGGCGAGGACGCCCACCGCGTCGACGCGCTCGTGGAGATGGGGTCGCCCGCGCGGCTCGCCGCCGGGGTCGAGGAGCTGCGCCTCACCGGCGCGGAGGCCGTGGTGTGGGCGTGCACCAGCGGGAGCTTCGTCCTCGGCTGGGAGGGCGCGCACGACCAGGTGCGGGGCCTGGCCAGGGCGGCGGGGCTGCCCGCGTCCTCCACGTCCTTCGCGTTCGCGCACGCGGTACGGGAGCTGGGGGCGGGGCGGGTCGCCGTCGCGGCCACGTATCCCGAGGACGTCGCCGGGTACTTCGCCGCGTTCCTCAAGGCGGCCGGGGTGGACGTGGTGTCCCTGCGGTCCAGTGGCATCGTCACGGCGGCCGAGGTCGGCACGTGGGGGCGGGACGAGGTCCTCGCGCTCGCCCGCGCGGGCGACCACCCCGACGCGCAGGCCGTCCTCCTGCCCGACACGGCCCTGCACACCGCCGCGCACCTCCCCGACCTGGAGGCCGCCCTCGGCAAGCCCGTCCTCACCGCCAACCAGGTCACCGTCTGGGAGGCCCTCCGCCTGGCCTCCCGCCGCGTCAACGCCCCGACCCTGGGGACGCTCTTCACGAAGGAGCCCTTGGTCCAGGCAACGGGGTCCTAG
- a CDS encoding EAL domain-containing protein, with the protein MNGTSEGPTATAVTAPGRTRPAVTERNQCGVAGHSVQHIADYRAAFAAAPLPLAVVGRDGLVVCANEAFAGLLGADHADLPGRVAADLVDLASDARAWHAYHEVLRGRQAKLRCTRRLKHPDGHSLWTQITVSPLPDERHAPGTVLLAVADISARRDLQARLRHLQMHDPVTRLPNRALFFERLATALEAGAYDDTSTGRVGLCYLDLDGFKAVNDTLGHRVGDRLLAAVAERLTGCADRAAYGRTSAPLVARLGGDEFALLVEDSTGTDQLAELADATLRALQEPFDLSGQRLSLSASIGVVERRAAGTTTTGLMQAADTTLYWAKTDGKARWTLFDPERNAHRMTRQALASSLRPAVERDEFVLDYQPLVGMEDGGLRGVEALVRWDHPQFGLLTPNRFIGLAEEDGSIVQLGRWVLRTACLQARRWQLEHPEREPVFVSVNVAVRQVWDSDLVADVAEILAETGLAPELLQLELTESAVMGSAGRPLQALQALSDMGVRIAIDDFGTGYSNLAYLSRLPVSVLKLDGSFVRGFQYEEGEGHVNPADEVIVEALVRLAHQLGLTVTAECVETSGQAERLRRIGCDTGQGWLYSRAVAAERISKILTAEGLAAAGA; encoded by the coding sequence GTGAACGGAACGTCCGAAGGGCCGACTGCCACAGCGGTCACAGCACCGGGCCGTACCCGGCCTGCCGTCACAGAGCGTAATCAATGCGGTGTGGCCGGGCACTCCGTCCAGCACATCGCCGACTACCGCGCGGCCTTCGCCGCGGCCCCCCTCCCCCTCGCCGTCGTCGGCCGCGACGGGCTCGTCGTCTGCGCCAACGAGGCGTTCGCCGGGCTGCTCGGCGCGGACCACGCCGACCTGCCCGGCCGGGTCGCCGCCGACCTCGTGGACCTGGCGTCCGACGCCCGCGCCTGGCACGCGTACCACGAGGTGCTCCGCGGCCGCCAGGCCAAGCTGCGCTGTACGCGCCGGCTCAAACATCCCGACGGGCACTCCCTGTGGACGCAGATCACCGTCTCGCCGCTGCCGGACGAGCGGCACGCGCCGGGCACCGTGCTGCTCGCCGTCGCCGACATCAGCGCCCGCCGCGACCTCCAGGCGCGCCTGCGCCACCTCCAGATGCACGACCCGGTGACCCGCCTCCCCAACCGCGCGCTGTTCTTCGAGCGGCTCGCGACCGCCCTGGAGGCGGGCGCGTACGACGACACGAGCACGGGCCGCGTCGGGCTGTGCTACCTGGACCTCGACGGGTTCAAGGCGGTCAACGACACCCTCGGCCACCGCGTCGGCGACCGGCTGCTCGCCGCCGTGGCCGAGCGCCTGACCGGCTGCGCCGACCGGGCCGCGTACGGCAGGACGTCCGCGCCGCTCGTGGCGCGGCTCGGCGGGGACGAGTTCGCGCTCCTCGTGGAGGACTCCACGGGCACCGACCAGCTCGCGGAGCTGGCCGACGCGACCCTGCGGGCGCTCCAGGAGCCCTTCGACCTGTCCGGGCAGCGCCTTTCCCTCTCGGCGTCCATCGGCGTCGTCGAGCGGCGCGCCGCCGGGACGACCACGACCGGCCTGATGCAGGCCGCCGACACCACGCTGTACTGGGCGAAGACCGACGGCAAGGCCCGCTGGACGCTCTTCGACCCCGAGCGCAACGCGCACCGCATGACCCGGCAGGCCCTGGCCAGTTCGCTGCGGCCCGCCGTCGAGCGCGACGAGTTCGTGCTCGACTACCAGCCGCTCGTGGGCATGGAGGACGGCGGTCTGCGCGGCGTGGAGGCGCTGGTGCGGTGGGATCATCCGCAGTTCGGTCTGCTCACGCCGAATCGGTTCATCGGACTTGCTGAAGAAGACGGGTCCATCGTGCAGCTGGGCCGCTGGGTGCTGCGCACGGCCTGCCTGCAGGCGCGCCGCTGGCAGCTCGAACACCCGGAGCGGGAGCCGGTGTTCGTGAGCGTGAACGTCGCCGTGCGGCAGGTGTGGGACTCCGACCTCGTCGCGGACGTCGCGGAGATCCTCGCCGAGACCGGGCTCGCGCCCGAGCTGCTCCAGCTGGAGCTCACCGAGTCCGCCGTCATGGGCTCCGCCGGGCGCCCGCTCCAGGCCCTCCAGGCGCTGAGCGACATGGGCGTGCGCATCGCGATCGACGACTTCGGCACGGGCTACTCCAACCTCGCCTATCTGAGCCGCCTGCCCGTCTCCGTGCTCAAGCTGGACGGGTCCTTCGTCCGGGGCTTCCAGTACGAGGAGGGCGAGGGTCACGTCAACCCCGCCGACGAGGTGATCGTCGAGGCCCTGGTGCGCCTCGCCCACCAGCTCGGGCTCACCGTCACCGCCGAGTGCGTGGAGACCTCGGGGCAGGCGGAGCGGCTGCGCAGGATCGGCTGCGACACCGGGCAGGGCTGGCTGTACTCCCGGGCCGTGGCCGCCGAGCGGATTTCCAAGATCCTTACGGCGGAGGGGCTTGCTGCCGCCGGGGCGTGA